In Streptomyces longhuiensis, the following proteins share a genomic window:
- a CDS encoding polysaccharide pyruvyl transferase family protein, with protein MTPVRVGVFGLLGSGNLGNDGSLEAVLGYLRAEHPGAVVDALCGGPEIVATRYNIPATRLHWYRGEYRSASRAGAMAGKGLGKLVDVLRTAAWVRRHDVVIVPGMGVLEATLPLRPWGFPYALFLLCASGRLLGTRVALVSVGADTIANRSTRALVRWSARLAAYRSYRDDLSRDAMRAMGVDTARDEVYPDLAFSLPAPPASVPSDPPSGPVCVGVMAFHGGDGDRARAEEIHRRYLDGTIRFVRALVEDGRPVRLLMGDECDAPVVAAILDAVESPLVTAAEAVSLADLMKEMAAADTVVATRYHNLICALKVGVPTLALSYAAKSDALMERMGLAAYSHPARDVDADRLLHQFRALEQRTAELRRTLTDRNLLAVRQLDDQFAALTTALFPAADHTHAHAMREAP; from the coding sequence ATGACGCCCGTGCGCGTCGGAGTGTTCGGCCTGCTCGGCTCCGGCAACCTCGGCAACGACGGGTCGCTCGAAGCCGTGCTCGGCTACCTGCGCGCCGAGCACCCGGGGGCGGTCGTCGACGCGCTGTGCGGCGGACCCGAGATCGTGGCGACCCGGTACAACATCCCCGCGACGCGGCTGCATTGGTACCGCGGGGAGTACCGGAGCGCTTCGCGGGCGGGCGCGATGGCGGGGAAGGGGCTCGGCAAACTCGTCGACGTCCTCCGCACCGCTGCCTGGGTGCGCCGGCACGACGTGGTGATCGTGCCGGGCATGGGCGTCCTGGAGGCCACCCTTCCGCTGCGGCCGTGGGGCTTCCCGTACGCGCTGTTCCTGCTCTGCGCGTCCGGCCGGTTGCTCGGGACCCGGGTCGCGCTGGTCAGCGTCGGCGCGGACACGATCGCCAACCGGTCGACCCGGGCGCTGGTGCGCTGGTCGGCGCGGCTCGCCGCCTACCGCTCCTACCGCGACGACCTGTCCCGCGACGCCATGCGGGCGATGGGCGTCGACACCGCGCGCGACGAGGTCTACCCGGACCTCGCCTTCTCCCTGCCTGCGCCGCCGGCGAGCGTGCCCTCGGATCCGCCGAGCGGCCCGGTCTGCGTCGGCGTCATGGCCTTCCACGGCGGTGACGGCGACCGAGCCCGCGCCGAGGAGATCCATCGGCGTTACCTCGACGGGACCATCCGGTTTGTCCGCGCGCTGGTCGAGGACGGCAGGCCGGTCCGACTGCTCATGGGCGACGAGTGCGACGCACCGGTGGTCGCCGCGATCCTCGACGCGGTCGAGTCACCGCTGGTCACCGCCGCCGAGGCGGTCTCGCTCGCGGACCTGATGAAGGAGATGGCGGCCGCCGACACCGTGGTGGCGACCCGCTACCACAACCTGATATGCGCCCTGAAGGTCGGCGTGCCGACGCTCGCGCTCAGCTACGCGGCCAAAAGCGACGCGCTCATGGAGCGGATGGGTCTCGCCGCCTACTCCCACCCGGCCCGCGACGTTGACGCCGACCGGTTGCTTCACCAGTTCCGGGCTCTGGAACAGCGAACGGCGGAACTCCGGCGGACCCTCACCGACCGGAATCTGCTCGCCGTTCGGCAACTCGACGACCAGTTCGCCGCCTTGACCACGGCCCTCTTCCCGGCGGCCGACCACACCCACGCCCATGCCATGCGGGAGGCACCGTGA
- a CDS encoding zinc-dependent alcohol dehydrogenase family protein: MRALVAGKVGEPADVLRLESRPVPTPEAGQALIRVKATPIHASDLHVLRGRYGFSPEFPAVGGHMECVGRIEALGPDTEGLKTGERVVAVAVPAVPGPHVAGTWQEYLVADTRRLLPVPEDLSDSSACQLAVNPLTALLLVTRELDVQPGEWLLQTAAGSTVGRLVIQLARHLGIRTINVVRRRAAVEEIKALGGDEVICTEDEDLLQRVAEIAGPAGVRKATDCVAGDVGAQVSQALAPGGVVVVYGALSTHRQTDPAALTIPLLARSVIYETKAVRGFWLNRWFGAASPADALRALSEVRSLVADEVLSIPQGKPFPLERFTEAISFAEAPAHGAKPLFVFEDGQDEEGT, encoded by the coding sequence ATGCGCGCGCTCGTAGCCGGAAAGGTTGGCGAGCCGGCCGATGTCCTGCGGCTGGAATCCCGTCCTGTTCCCACGCCAGAAGCCGGGCAGGCGTTGATCCGCGTCAAGGCGACTCCGATTCACGCCAGTGATCTGCACGTGCTGCGTGGCCGCTACGGTTTCTCCCCCGAGTTTCCCGCTGTCGGGGGTCACATGGAGTGCGTGGGCCGTATCGAGGCCCTGGGCCCGGATACCGAGGGACTGAAGACCGGTGAGCGCGTGGTGGCCGTTGCTGTCCCGGCGGTACCCGGGCCGCATGTGGCCGGCACTTGGCAGGAATACCTAGTCGCCGATACACGAAGGCTCCTGCCGGTCCCCGAAGACCTGAGCGACTCCAGCGCCTGCCAGCTCGCCGTCAACCCGTTGACCGCGCTGCTACTGGTGACTCGCGAACTCGACGTACAGCCTGGTGAATGGTTGTTGCAGACGGCCGCGGGCTCCACTGTCGGCCGGCTTGTCATTCAGCTGGCCAGGCATCTGGGTATTCGCACGATCAATGTCGTGCGGCGGCGCGCTGCCGTCGAGGAGATCAAGGCGCTTGGTGGTGACGAGGTCATCTGCACAGAGGACGAGGACCTGTTGCAGCGCGTGGCTGAGATTGCAGGACCGGCCGGCGTGCGCAAGGCCACCGACTGCGTCGCGGGTGACGTTGGTGCCCAGGTGTCCCAGGCATTGGCTCCGGGAGGAGTGGTCGTGGTCTACGGCGCGCTCTCCACCCATCGGCAGACTGACCCGGCAGCGCTGACGATCCCGCTGCTCGCACGCTCGGTCATCTACGAGACCAAAGCAGTCCGCGGCTTCTGGCTGAACCGCTGGTTCGGGGCTGCCTCACCTGCGGATGCGCTGCGCGCACTGTCCGAGGTCCGCAGCCTCGTCGCTGATGAAGTGCTGAGCATCCCCCAAGGCAAGCCGTTCCCGCTCGAACGCTTCACTGAAGCCATCTCGTTCGCCGAAGCACCCGCACATGGCGCAAAACCGCTCTTCGTCTTCGAGGATGGCCAGGACGAAGAAGGCACGTAG
- a CDS encoding dTDP-4-dehydrorhamnose 3,5-epimerase family protein — protein MKAIEVPEIDGAFLFEPTPYADERGFFCRTFDADVIRSVGLDPDAFVQDSVSRSVRGVVRGLHLRSGAGEAKLVRCSYGKIFDVVVDLRSDSPTHRNRAFFELSGDTQVTLYIPAGCAHGFQALTETADTSYRIDRPHDPTEDVTIAFDDPELAVPWPLPPVSMSQRDREAPSLAVALKQKES, from the coding sequence GTGAAAGCCATCGAAGTCCCGGAGATCGACGGCGCGTTCCTGTTCGAGCCGACGCCGTACGCCGACGAACGCGGCTTCTTCTGCCGCACCTTCGACGCCGACGTCATCCGCTCGGTGGGCCTCGACCCGGACGCCTTCGTCCAGGACAGCGTGTCCCGCTCCGTCCGGGGCGTGGTGCGCGGCCTGCACCTGCGCTCCGGCGCCGGCGAGGCCAAGCTCGTGCGCTGCTCGTACGGGAAGATCTTCGACGTCGTCGTCGACCTGCGGTCCGACTCACCGACCCACCGCAACCGCGCCTTCTTCGAACTGTCCGGCGACACGCAGGTGACGCTCTACATCCCGGCGGGCTGCGCGCACGGCTTCCAGGCGCTGACCGAGACCGCCGACACCTCGTACCGGATCGACCGCCCGCACGATCCGACCGAGGACGTGACGATCGCCTTCGACGACCCGGAACTCGCCGTCCCCTGGCCGCTTCCGCCCGTATCGATGTCCCAACGGGACCGGGAGGCGCCGAGCCTCGCCGTGGCCCTGAAGCAGAAAGAGAGCTGA
- a CDS encoding glycoside hydrolase family 15 protein yields the protein MAETSFEQHRSQSPRYLPIAEHGLIGDLRSVALVGTNGTIDWYCCPSFDSPSVFAAILDAERGGRFELAAAVPARTKQFYFPDTNVLITRFFTEEGVGEVQDFMPVCCDGSGEGCRHRLIRRVVCVRGTVPFRSLIAPRFNYGADPHTLRSLDGMILFESPERSLALTSTVAMESGGGDAWADFKLGEGETAVFALDQLDDHVMPRGCAHAEAEHEFNATVSYWRHWLHESRYRGRWREMVHRSALTLKLLTYAPTGAIVAAPTTSLPEQLGGERNWDYRYVWVRDAAFAVYALLRLGFSGEAEAFMNFLMTHIGPGDGAGSGPLQIMYGIDGRCDLPERALSHLEGYQGSAPVRVGNAAADQLQLDIYGALIDSVYLYDKWAQPISSGQWDDLCQLVDWVCDNWDQPDEGVWETRGGRKNFLYSQLMCWVAIERAIRLANRRGLPADHRRWRQVRDTIYRRIMDHGWSERRSAFVQYEDADVLDASVLMMPLAKFIAPTDPKWLSTLDALTEDLVSDSLVYRYDPQVSPDGLRGDEGTFSICSFWYVESLVRAGRLDEARLAFEKMLTYANHLGLYAEEIGRTGEQQGNFPQAFTHLSLISAAFNLDRALG from the coding sequence ATGGCCGAGACATCCTTCGAGCAGCACCGGTCCCAAAGCCCCCGCTACCTGCCGATCGCCGAGCACGGACTCATCGGTGACCTGCGCAGTGTGGCCCTGGTAGGCACCAACGGCACGATCGACTGGTACTGCTGCCCCTCCTTCGACTCACCGAGCGTGTTCGCGGCGATCCTCGACGCCGAGCGCGGTGGCCGCTTCGAGCTGGCCGCCGCCGTACCCGCTCGCACCAAGCAGTTCTACTTCCCCGACACCAACGTCCTGATCACCCGCTTCTTCACCGAGGAGGGCGTCGGCGAGGTGCAGGACTTCATGCCCGTTTGTTGTGACGGCTCGGGCGAGGGGTGCCGGCACCGGCTGATCCGGCGCGTGGTGTGTGTGCGCGGCACCGTGCCGTTCCGGTCCCTGATCGCCCCGCGGTTCAACTATGGCGCCGATCCGCACACCCTGCGGTCCCTGGACGGCATGATCCTCTTCGAGTCCCCGGAGCGCTCCCTGGCGCTCACGTCCACCGTCGCGATGGAGAGCGGCGGCGGCGACGCGTGGGCCGACTTCAAGCTGGGGGAGGGGGAGACGGCGGTGTTCGCCCTCGACCAGCTCGACGATCACGTGATGCCGCGCGGCTGCGCCCATGCCGAGGCCGAGCACGAGTTCAACGCCACCGTCTCCTACTGGCGGCACTGGCTGCACGAGTCGCGCTACCGAGGCCGCTGGCGCGAGATGGTGCATCGCTCCGCTCTCACCCTGAAGCTCCTCACCTATGCCCCGACCGGCGCCATCGTCGCCGCACCCACCACCAGCCTGCCCGAGCAGCTCGGCGGCGAGCGCAACTGGGACTACCGCTACGTGTGGGTCCGCGACGCGGCCTTCGCCGTCTACGCGCTGCTCAGGCTCGGCTTCAGCGGGGAGGCCGAGGCCTTCATGAACTTCCTGATGACGCACATCGGCCCCGGTGACGGCGCCGGCTCCGGGCCGCTCCAGATCATGTACGGCATCGACGGCCGCTGCGACCTGCCCGAACGCGCGCTGTCCCACCTGGAGGGATACCAGGGTTCCGCGCCGGTCCGGGTCGGCAACGCAGCCGCCGACCAGCTCCAGCTCGACATCTACGGCGCCCTCATCGACTCCGTCTACCTCTACGACAAGTGGGCGCAGCCCATCTCCAGCGGGCAGTGGGACGACCTGTGCCAGTTGGTCGACTGGGTGTGCGACAACTGGGACCAGCCCGACGAGGGGGTCTGGGAGACCCGCGGCGGCCGCAAGAACTTCCTGTACTCGCAGCTGATGTGCTGGGTCGCGATCGAGCGGGCCATCCGTCTCGCCAACCGCCGAGGGCTGCCCGCCGACCATCGCCGCTGGCGCCAGGTCAGGGACACCATCTACCGACGGATCATGGACCACGGCTGGTCGGAGCGTCGGAGCGCCTTCGTACAGTACGAGGACGCCGACGTGCTCGACGCCTCCGTGCTGATGATGCCGCTCGCCAAGTTCATCGCGCCCACCGACCCGAAGTGGCTGTCCACCTTGGACGCCCTCACCGAGGACCTGGTCTCCGATTCCCTCGTTTACCGTTACGACCCGCAGGTCAGCCCCGACGGACTGCGCGGCGACGAGGGAACCTTTTCCATCTGCTCCTTCTGGTACGTCGAGTCACTGGTCCGGGCCGGCCGGCTCGACGAGGCCCGGCTGGCGTTCGAGAAGATGCTTACCTACGCCAACCATCTCGGCCTGTACGCCGAGGAGATCGGCCGCACCGGTGAGCAACAGGGCAACTTCCCGCAGGCGTTCACCCACCTGTCCCTGATCAGCGCGGCCTTCAACCTCGACCGCGCCCTCGGCTGA
- a CDS encoding glycosyltransferase family 2 protein: protein MTPHRPRLSIGLPVYNGEEYLAESFDALLGQTYEDFELVVTDNASTDGTEEICRKYAARDSRIRYLRLPRNIGAAPNHNYVFTQCRGELFKWASHDDLYARDLLRRCVEALDERPDVVLAHSGQAVIDGDGQVKVPYEYGIATDSPDAPERFRSFLFEPGGDDFYGVMRADMLRRVKPHDSYHHADRTFVAEIVLHGPFHQVPELLYFRRDHPTRAERANPSKRSRCVNLDPRRAGPLHPTPRLLSEYVWGFISAIRRAPLSPADRRACYRHLSAWMTSRIRPGAGERVEDRAPVDPAGLAVSVDALVAGRENREGKQA from the coding sequence ATGACCCCCCACCGCCCCCGGCTGAGCATCGGCCTGCCCGTGTACAACGGCGAGGAGTACCTGGCCGAGTCGTTCGACGCCTTGCTCGGCCAGACGTACGAGGACTTCGAACTGGTCGTCACCGACAACGCCTCGACCGACGGGACCGAGGAGATCTGCCGCAAGTACGCCGCGCGGGACTCGCGCATCCGGTACCTCCGGCTGCCCCGGAACATCGGTGCCGCACCGAACCACAACTACGTGTTCACCCAGTGCCGGGGCGAACTGTTCAAGTGGGCCTCGCACGACGACCTGTACGCCCGGGACCTGCTGCGGCGCTGCGTGGAGGCGCTGGACGAGCGGCCGGACGTGGTCCTCGCGCACTCCGGCCAGGCCGTCATCGACGGCGACGGCCAGGTCAAGGTCCCGTACGAGTACGGCATCGCCACCGACTCGCCTGACGCGCCGGAGCGCTTCCGCAGCTTCCTGTTCGAACCCGGTGGTGACGACTTCTACGGAGTGATGCGGGCCGACATGCTGCGCCGGGTGAAGCCGCACGACAGCTACCACCACGCGGACCGCACGTTCGTCGCCGAGATCGTCCTGCACGGGCCCTTCCACCAGGTGCCGGAGCTGCTGTACTTCCGTCGCGACCACCCCACCCGCGCCGAGCGGGCCAACCCCTCCAAGCGTTCCCGCTGCGTCAACCTGGACCCGCGCCGCGCTGGCCCGCTGCACCCGACGCCCAGGCTGCTCAGCGAGTACGTCTGGGGCTTCATCTCGGCCATCCGGCGGGCGCCGCTGTCCCCGGCCGACCGGCGCGCCTGCTACCGCCACCTCTCCGCTTGGATGACCAGCCGTATCCGGCCCGGCGCCGGCGAGCGGGTCGAGGACCGCGCACCGGTCGACCCCGCCGGGCTCGCCGTCTCCGTCGACGCCCTCGTCGCCGGGCGTGAAAATCGCGAAGGGAAGCAGGCATGA
- a CDS encoding PP2C family protein-serine/threonine phosphatase codes for MWSGCIWRRRTRPRSGATSLPSPAPLTPAPARSAATYAARVSPRSVRRRWCSERSARGAHRQTALTDLVAAMEDSVSRNLEEVAATERDAGEHFVTALVLDIPDDGPHAEMKSCGHPPPLLVRERQVTKLPSRHPAPPLGTGALSAPVLRTDRFAFTPGDCLVLCTDGVIEARSPTGAFYPLAERVASFPVAGPDSLLRHIHRDLLVHTGGQLNDDIALLIIERVPAPPPAPPTPQRPSGRGTCRYASARNAAVNGTRAEHPPRSSDADPCVHTPAARMNILSPRRLRCGEHPPTRYACHMRCAEPSMVAAGQASGVRRTGPAVPRWLAGTSGECSQGCATSRFARCEGVARADRPDSVPR; via the coding sequence GTGTGGAGTGGCTGTATCTGGCGGCGGAGGACGAGACCAAGATCGGGGGCGACCTCCTTGCCTTCGCCCGCACCGCTCACCCCAGCACCCGCGCGGTCTGCGGCGACGTACGCGGCAAGGGTCTCGCCTCGATCGGTAAGGCGGCGGTGGTGCTCGGAGCGTTCCGCGAGGGGCGCTCACCGGCAGACCGCACTGACCGACTTGGTGGCAGCCATGGAGGACAGCGTCAGCCGGAACCTGGAAGAGGTCGCCGCTACCGAACGCGACGCCGGGGAGCACTTCGTCACCGCCCTCGTGCTGGACATCCCGGACGATGGCCCGCACGCGGAGATGAAGAGCTGCGGCCATCCACCGCCACTGCTGGTGCGCGAGCGCCAGGTCACGAAGCTGCCGTCGCGCCACCCCGCACCGCCCCTGGGGACGGGTGCGCTGTCCGCGCCGGTTCTGCGCACTGACCGCTTCGCCTTCACTCCTGGTGACTGCCTGGTTCTCTGTACCGATGGAGTCATCGAAGCCCGCTCACCCACCGGTGCGTTCTACCCGCTCGCCGAGCGGGTCGCCTCGTTCCCCGTGGCCGGCCCCGACTCCTTGCTGCGCCACATCCACAGAGACCTGCTCGTCCACACCGGCGGGCAGCTCAACGACGACATCGCGCTGCTCATCATCGAACGCGTCCCCGCCCCGCCACCCGCTCCACCCACACCCCAACGGCCATCCGGCCGAGGAACGTGCCGATACGCGTCCGCGCGAAACGCCGCCGTCAACGGCACGCGAGCAGAACATCCGCCCCGCAGCTCGGATGCGGATCCCTGTGTCCACACCCCGGCCGCGCGGATGAACATCCTCAGCCCTCGACGGTTGCGATGTGGCGAGCATCCCCCCACTCGCTACGCCTGTCACATGCGGTGCGCGGAGCCCTCCATGGTCGCGGCAGGTCAGGCGAGCGGCGTGCGTCGCACCGGCCCGGCTGTGCCGAGGTGGCTGGCCGGAACGTCAGGTGAGTGCTCACAAGGCTGTGCCACCAGCAGGTTTGCCCGCTGTGAGGGCGTCGCTCGAGCCGATCGACCGGATTCGGTGCCGAGATGA
- a CDS encoding PIG-L family deacetylase → MTDRPLTLMAVHAHPDDEATGTGGVLARYAAEGIRTVLVTCTDGGCGDGPGGVKPGDPGHDPAAVASMRRQELEASCDVLKISDLEMLDYADSGMMGWPSNDAPGSFWQTPVREGAARLAELMRHYRPDVVVTYDENGFYGHPDHIQAHRITMAALELTELTPKVYWTTMPRSGMQRFGEIMREFHEDMPEPDPAETAALAEIGLPDDEITTWVDTTAFSGQKFDALAAHASQGENIFFLKMGKERFGELMGMETFVRVQDATGAAVPENDLFAGLR, encoded by the coding sequence ATGACTGACCGACCCTTGACGCTGATGGCAGTGCACGCTCATCCCGACGACGAGGCCACCGGAACCGGAGGGGTCCTCGCGCGGTACGCGGCGGAGGGCATCCGCACGGTTCTCGTGACGTGTACCGACGGCGGTTGCGGTGACGGACCGGGAGGTGTCAAGCCGGGCGATCCCGGGCACGATCCCGCGGCCGTCGCCTCGATGCGCCGTCAAGAACTCGAAGCGAGCTGTGACGTCCTCAAGATCAGCGATCTGGAGATGCTCGACTACGCCGACTCCGGAATGATGGGCTGGCCGAGCAACGACGCCCCCGGATCCTTCTGGCAGACCCCCGTCCGGGAAGGCGCCGCCCGACTCGCGGAACTCATGCGGCACTACCGACCTGATGTGGTCGTCACCTATGACGAGAACGGCTTCTACGGCCACCCCGACCACATCCAGGCCCACCGCATCACGATGGCGGCGCTTGAGCTGACCGAGCTGACACCGAAGGTGTACTGGACGACGATGCCGCGTTCGGGGATGCAACGGTTCGGCGAGATCATGCGCGAGTTTCATGAGGACATGCCGGAGCCGGATCCTGCCGAGACCGCCGCATTGGCCGAGATCGGCCTCCCCGACGACGAGATCACCACGTGGGTGGACACCACCGCGTTCAGCGGTCAGAAGTTCGACGCGCTGGCCGCGCACGCCAGTCAGGGCGAGAACATCTTCTTTCTCAAGATGGGCAAGGAGAGGTTCGGCGAGTTGATGGGCATGGAGACCTTCGTACGTGTCCAGGACGCCACCGGCGCGGCCGTACCCGAGAACGATCTCTTCGCCGGACTGCGCTGA
- a CDS encoding phosphatase PAP2 family protein: MNHRQVSAMLLPSLRVRLGLTGGLAALVVVVLGVLYAGDSQPGRVDGRVWSAVEGVGPPWWHVAQAMDFLGDPAGSAMLIVGVVTGCLLLRSPRAAVLVVAGVSFTVGTTTLLKHVVGRTIHGDDNLAYPSGHTAFATALALVVALLATGRLSLGGAAGTSLVLGAALGAGAAMGWAQVVLGAHYPTDVLGGWCTALAVTPATAWLVDRTADRLSERAADRLEDRMSDAGRRKLP; encoded by the coding sequence ATGAACCACCGTCAGGTATCCGCGATGCTGCTCCCGTCGCTGCGCGTGCGGCTCGGGCTGACCGGAGGGCTCGCCGCGCTGGTGGTCGTCGTGCTCGGGGTTCTGTATGCCGGGGACAGCCAACCCGGCAGGGTGGACGGGCGAGTCTGGTCGGCGGTGGAGGGTGTGGGGCCGCCGTGGTGGCACGTCGCTCAGGCCATGGACTTCTTGGGCGATCCCGCGGGATCGGCGATGCTGATCGTGGGCGTCGTGACGGGCTGCCTGCTGCTGCGCAGTCCTCGCGCAGCGGTGCTCGTCGTCGCCGGCGTCTCCTTCACCGTAGGAACGACGACGCTGCTCAAGCACGTGGTGGGACGCACCATCCATGGCGACGACAACCTGGCCTACCCGAGCGGGCACACCGCCTTCGCCACCGCGCTCGCCCTCGTGGTGGCGCTGCTCGCGACCGGCCGGCTCAGCCTCGGAGGGGCGGCCGGCACCTCACTCGTGCTCGGCGCGGCGCTGGGCGCCGGCGCCGCCATGGGCTGGGCACAGGTCGTCCTGGGCGCGCACTACCCGACGGACGTTCTCGGCGGCTGGTGCACCGCGCTGGCGGTGACACCGGCGACCGCCTGGCTGGTCGACCGGACGGCCGACCGGCTGAGCGAGAGAGCTGCCGACCGGCTGGAGGACAGGATGTCCGACGCCGGTCGGCGGAAGCTTCCCTGA
- a CDS encoding glutamate-1-semialdehyde 2,1-aminomutase, with protein MDTEEFTLPRSQQANERLHALIPGGAHTYAKGEDQYPEHLAPVISHGHGAHVWDIDDNRYIEYGSGLRSVSLGHAHPRVLEAVRREIDRGSNFVRPSIVEVEAAERFLATVPTAEMVKFAKNGSDVTTAAVRLARAATGRPRVAICGDHPFFSVDDWFIGTTPMSAGIPAQTTELTVAFPYGDLAATEEVLSRYEDEVACLILEPAGHSEPPAGYLEGLRELADRYGCVLIFDEMITGLRWSEAGAQGLYGVTPDLSTFGKALGNGFAVSALAGRRDLMERGGLRHSGDRVFLLSTTHGAETHSLAAAMAVLTTYTEEGITARLHALGERLAAGVREAAAGMGVGDHVVVRGRASNLVFATLDENLQPSQEYRTLFLRRLLAGGVLAPSFVVSSALDDADIDRTVEVVAQACAVYRKALDAADPTSWMGGRPVKPVFRRLA; from the coding sequence GTGGACACCGAAGAGTTCACCCTGCCCCGGTCGCAGCAGGCGAACGAGCGGCTGCACGCCCTGATCCCCGGGGGCGCGCACACCTACGCCAAGGGCGAGGACCAGTACCCCGAGCACCTGGCCCCGGTCATCAGCCACGGCCACGGCGCCCACGTGTGGGACATCGACGACAACCGCTACATCGAGTACGGCTCAGGACTGCGGTCGGTCAGCCTCGGCCATGCCCACCCGCGCGTGCTCGAAGCGGTGCGGCGGGAGATCGACCGCGGCAGCAACTTCGTCCGTCCGTCCATCGTGGAGGTCGAGGCCGCCGAACGCTTCCTGGCCACGGTGCCGACCGCCGAGATGGTCAAGTTCGCGAAGAACGGCTCCGACGTCACCACCGCCGCGGTACGCCTGGCCCGTGCCGCCACCGGGCGCCCGCGGGTGGCCATCTGCGGCGACCATCCGTTCTTCTCCGTCGACGACTGGTTCATCGGCACCACACCGATGTCCGCCGGCATCCCCGCGCAGACCACCGAGCTCACCGTGGCGTTCCCCTACGGAGATCTGGCCGCCACGGAGGAGGTGCTCAGCCGGTACGAGGACGAGGTCGCGTGCCTGATCCTCGAACCCGCCGGCCACAGCGAGCCGCCGGCCGGGTATCTCGAAGGCCTGCGTGAACTGGCCGACCGGTACGGCTGCGTACTGATCTTCGACGAGATGATCACCGGTCTGCGCTGGTCCGAGGCGGGCGCCCAGGGCCTGTACGGCGTCACCCCCGACCTCTCCACGTTCGGCAAGGCGCTGGGGAACGGGTTCGCCGTCTCGGCGCTGGCCGGGCGCCGCGACCTGATGGAGCGGGGCGGCCTGCGCCACTCAGGGGACCGGGTGTTCCTGCTGTCCACGACGCACGGTGCGGAGACGCACTCGCTGGCCGCCGCGATGGCCGTGCTCACCACGTACACCGAGGAGGGCATCACCGCGCGCCTGCACGCCCTGGGCGAGCGGTTGGCCGCCGGAGTCCGCGAGGCAGCGGCCGGCATGGGCGTGGGCGACCACGTCGTCGTCCGTGGCCGTGCCAGCAACCTGGTTTTCGCCACCCTCGACGAGAACCTGCAGCCGTCGCAGGAGTACCGCACCCTGTTCCTGCGCCGGCTCCTCGCGGGCGGAGTCCTCGCCCCGTCGTTCGTGGTGAGCAGCGCGCTCGACGACGCGGACATCGACCGTACTGTCGAGGTGGTGGCTCAGGCGTGCGCGGTGTACCGGAAGGCGCTGGACGCCGCTGACCCCACTTCCTGGATGGGCGGGCGGCCGGTGAAACCGGTCTTCCGGCGCTTGGCGTGA
- a CDS encoding nucleotidyltransferase domain-containing protein, whose amino-acid sequence MTADDVQFVLTLLRRANVDVWIGGRWGIDALLGEQTRDHRDLDLMHRQDQEAAALRALGEAGFAESVDWRPIRFVMAAADGREIDLHPLVFADDGSAMQASPEPQRPFTYPRSCFVTGIIKGCSVPCLSAEQQVYFHQGYEPSERDRHDMAQLRRSSGITTHF is encoded by the coding sequence ATGACAGCTGACGACGTGCAGTTTGTTCTAACTCTGCTGCGACGGGCGAACGTTGACGTCTGGATCGGGGGAAGGTGGGGGATCGATGCTCTGCTCGGCGAACAGACCCGAGACCACCGCGATCTGGACTTGATGCACCGGCAAGACCAGGAAGCCGCTGCGTTGAGGGCCCTTGGTGAGGCGGGCTTCGCGGAGAGCGTGGATTGGAGACCCATCCGATTCGTCATGGCAGCTGCGGACGGACGGGAGATCGACCTTCACCCGCTGGTGTTTGCCGACGACGGCTCAGCAATGCAGGCATCACCCGAACCGCAGCGCCCTTTCACCTACCCCCGCTCGTGTTTTGTGACCGGCATCATCAAGGGATGTTCCGTCCCGTGCTTGTCGGCCGAGCAGCAGGTCTATTTCCACCAGGGATACGAGCCGTCGGAACGCGATCGGCACGACATGGCACAACTGCGCCGGAGCTCCGGGATCACCACGCACTTTTGA